AGGCACATTATAAGCACTGTTTCTATATTAAAACGTATACTTATGGAATATGAGAACCAAAAGCTATTTGAACTGTAAGATGAGTAACAACAAAACTAATAACactaaaaacaaacatttaatgaCCACTAAgggcaggcactgttctaagctctCTACATGTAcgatctcatttaattctcacaacaaccctgtaaCACAAGTATATGATTCCCAacatacagatgagaaaactagaaAAGTGCCATAAGTTGTCCAAGAACATATAACTAGTTTTACAGAGGTGAGATTGCAACTCAAGATTCAAGTCAGTTAGTGTAGCCGAGGACATTTGAGACCCTGAAGCCAGGTTTGGCTGTGTGAATAAAGCAGAGCTGTGTACTGCTGAACAAATGTGGCAGATAAGGAAAGAGAccttgtggagcagctagaaacaaaaatctaaaacggtggaactgtaaccaataaCACGCTGAAATCTGTCTGTATTCAcctattgaagtgtactttgaaaataaaaataaataaggagagTGACAGACCATGTGGCTGCCTATTTCCTGCTGGCTTTCCAGTTCCTGGCTGCTGTTCCTTGGGAGGTCGAATCACTGGTAAATATCCCTTTTTCTTCATCTGCAGTACGAGTTTCTATTATTTCCAAAGCAAATCAAAGACACCCTGGGCACCACAGTGAGAAgggaatgcaaagagaaaaaaaaaaaacaaaaaaaaaacgtgGGCAATGTCCCTTCttagctctgtttgaaatttctgtcACTCATGTCCCATGTTCCGAAGCTTCTCCCATGCAGCTCAGGCAATTCAGGTAGCTGACACCCCGCCCCCCACCTTACCCTCCCACCTCACttcgcccccgccccgccccgccccgccccgccccgccccgcccggccATCAGCCCTACGGGAAGATCCTGGCTGGTCAAAGCCAATCAGCCCCATAGCATCGCTCTGATCACTCCTATTGGGCCAGAAGGGAGCACGTGACCTAAGTTGGCCCAGTCAAATTCAGAGAAAGgtctcttccctccccaccccacctccacggTTGGGAGAGAGGCTCTCGTGTTTTCACAGTTCTCTGTCCCTTGTTAAATGTGCACAAAGTCGTATGCTAGTCCTTGATGTTTCTGGCAGCTGCGAGGAAGCCCAACTTGAAGATAAAAAATATGCAGATAAAATGATACACATGGAAAGGTAGAGTTGAAATAATATCAGATAGGGGTAGAACCCGCATAGTAAATGTATGCAGTGTTGATTGGTATCAGGTGAGTCCCAGCTTCTGTACTTTGCAGCCAAAGGCAGCCTCAATGATCTATCTAAGCAGGAGGACAAAATATAGGAGGACTTCTCTGAGGCACAGAGTCTGAAGCTGGGACCTAGAAAAGTTAAATTAGTGGAAAGCTCCACATCACTCTATGTTGCAAAGACAGAAATTCCATTCCATAAAAATTGCAGGAAGAAAATGCTGGGTTAAGTAAAGAAAGCATAATTAGAAATATCCACTCATGTGGTAGGACTGATAGGTGGAAAGAAGGATGCAGTTAGCCCAAGAAAGTACCAAACTGCAGAGATGACCAGGGGGAGTGGGACTGAAATGAGATCCATGTAAAGAAATATAGAGTAAGGCTTAGATTCTACCGCAAACAAATTCAAACCCTCTTTGAATTGAGCTGACAGGCCATGCACAGGGACAGAATGGCATCTGGTTTCCCCATCACACACCCATACCTGCTAACCAACAAACAGCTTGAAAGTCTAATTTTAGGCTCAGCAGCCACAGCAGGTTTTGCTTTTGCGTcttctgtttgtctgtttttcctttacaaaaatgtccacattttctcttctGGGTGTGGTGGCTAGCCAGTACTCTCACATACCCAGGCAAAAGGAAGGGAATAAAAGTAACAATGTGTCCTTCCTTCTTTGACTTTCTCCCTGCCACCAGATTATCCACTCCCTGAGAATGTCTGCCTAGCAATACCTTTCTAAATTCATATCAAAAGCTAAGAAGACACAAGTTCATGGCTTTCACCACATCATCCCCTGTTGAAAAACCTTCGCATGGCTGCCTGCTGCCAAAAGGACAAAACCCATTCTCTATAGCTTGATGTCCAAAGCACTCATTGGTTTGAAATAAATCCACCATTTATAAATTTCCATATTCTTCCTCCACCACTTTGCTCAAGGTAAAGTCCGAGAAACTGGATTTACATATATGGCTCAGCAACTTAttgaacaagttatttaacttgaGCCCCCAAATTTTACAGGCAAAAATACCTACTTTGACCTTGGCATAGAGTAGGTGTCAATAAATACTAAACTCTTGTATCAATAATATAAAAGGCAGTGTTTTGGAAGGGATTAGAGCATAACAaactaaagaaaggaagaaaaaattggtACAGCCTCTTTATAGAAGAGTCTGGTAATATGTATCAAAATATAAATGCACATAACCTACAATCCAGAAATCCCACTTTGCTTAATCTATCTTAAAAGATAATTGtgtaagtgaaaaaatatataattacaggGATAGTCATCACAGCActgtttgtaatagcaaaaaatttggaaacaaatCTAAATGTCGATTAGGAATGaaccaaaaaaaatgtaaacagacATTATCTCTAGGTGATAggaattgtttcttcttttcctcagaattgtatgaattttttttacaagACATACGCATCTCTTTTTTTCCAGAAtcagaagtttttaaaaacttatgataaaggaaaagaaaaaggtttcTGAAGGATGTTTTCCCTGGAATCTTGGAGCCAAGTAGTATCATTTTACGTATCATTGAGGAAGGAAAAGTTTAGCTTTAAAAATTAGCCAATAGcccaaaaatgtgaaaaaattaagGATGAAATGAAGTCAGGTTGCTTcctaaaatacttttatttttgcataaaatCAAACAATTCCATGTTTACTAGTTCTGTGTACtaagaaaaaaagtttcattCTCTAGCCTGAGCCTTGACTCTTAATCCCAAACGTCTGTGAAGCTCTGATGATGAGGGTACCTGTGCTGATTGAAacgattatgtaccctagaaaagtcaaattttaatccagatccaatcttgtggggccagacctattgtttagggtagaaactttgactggattgtttccatggagtgtAACACACCCTGTTGTGGAtgtgaactttgattagatggagatgtgactctgcccattcaaggcgggtcttgattaatttactggagtcctttaaaaggggaaacattttggagaaacctcagatgcagagcCGAAAGAGCCAATAGAGATAGCTAACAGGAGgcccagatgtttagagatgcagaaagaaaatgctcccggggaagctgtttgaaatgggAAGCCAAAGACTCCGGCAGGCAcaagccatatgccttcccagctgacagaggtgttctggacccatagacctttcttgagtcaaggtatcttttcctggatgccttagtttggacattagaactgtaaacttagccacttaatacattccctttttaaaagccattccatttctggtaaattgcattccggcagcacttaacaaaccaatacagtgCCTGAGGAATAAGGACTTACAGGTTGTTCAGAGAAGCCCACCTCTACTGCTGACAGGACTCAGCATTCTCACTCACTCAGTGGGCTGCTGGAACATTCTAGAATTGTCACCACTGTCTAGACCAATGTAATGGAACAGATTAATGATATGAAGAGTGTTGGGGCTTAAGGATGGATTTCAAGTTTTGGGTTTTCAGTTATTTGGGCTTCAGggctttaaaattttcataaaaattaagattcataataaaatattcaaaccaTGCTCAACAATAACAAAACGCACTGTAAATATCTTCCCAAATCATATTTCACAGCAATAATCACTGTTTATATGtgatgtttatttcattttgcttttatttttaagcctCCTTCAAAGGAATTAATCATTTCTCACCCATTAttctggcaaaaataaaaaaagtattttaatattaaatgccGGTAATGGTATAGGGAAGTAAACACTCTCATGTACTATTGATGAAAGTATAAATTAGTGTATTAACTCACTGGATGGCAATTTGTCagtctatataaattgaaaatatgcGTCTGCCTAGATATCGTtatctaactttttttattgatttataatttgCACActataaaattcactcttttaaaatgtacaattaaatGACTTTTAGTATGTTCACAGTTGTgcaattccagaatatttttttcacccaaaaagaaaccctgtacctgtTAGTAGTCACTCTCTATACCCTACTTTCCCCCAGCCCCTGacaccactaatctactttctgtctctttgaatctgcCTATTCTGGGCCTTTCATAAAAATAGactcatatgtggccttttgtgcctGGGCTGCTTTCACTTTAACATAATTTTTCAAGGTTCAGTATGGTATAGCATGcatcagtatttcatttctttttaaagagaataatattccattgtacggatataccacatttgtttaatttgattatctattcatcagttgatgaacacttgggttgtttccactttctgGCTTATTATGAAGAATACTGCTATGAGAATTCATGTACTAGTTTCTATGTGGACATAGGTTTTCACTATGGAATGGatttgctgggtcaaagggtaaCCCTATGTTTTAACTTTTAGAGGAACTGATAAACAATTTCCCACAGCCAGTGAACCATTTCACATTCTCACTGGCAATGTAGGAGGATTCCAATTTGTCCAGAcacttgccaacacttgttatggTCTGCTTTTTGCATCATAACCATCCTaatggatatgaaatggtatcttgttgtgatttttatttatatttccccaATAATTAacgatgttgaacatctttctaTGTGCTTACTGAACCATCTGTATATCACCTTtgaagaaatttctattcaagtcctttgcccattttttcaaatgtaattttattgagatatattcatataccatacaatacacagaaaatatacaattgatacttcacagtatcatcacatggttgtgcattcatcaccatgatcaatcttggaacatttgctttattccagaaaaagaataaaaaaaccccaatactcacatgaaaaaagaatgaaatgtgactcctatcatacagcatacaaaaaaaaaatcctataccctttaccccttatCCTTATTGACCCCTAGTGTTGCACAATTTAAAGACATGCAATAAAAgtaagttaactaagacagttAAGTATTATCAGAGATAGCTACATAGATCAgtagaacagaataaaatatctagaggTAGATCCACACAAACATGGcaaccaactttttttcttttttttttttgctttatagctatacaatcattattaaagaTAAGGCCTACTGGATTACAGCTTAACAAGTaccagtatttccttctagctattctaatacactagacactattctaatacactagacactaaaaagaaatatctacataatgagtaAGTAGTCATAATCCTCCATTATAGCTCCATTATATACCTCCTCCCTCTAATTTAATCATTCTCTCTATCTTCAAGGATATCtgcctttgcccattttctaattggatcaTTTGTCTTTATATATTGTTGAGATGCAATTCACCCTATGTTCTAGGTACTAGTCCCTCagcagatatatgatttgcaaacattttctcccattctctaggtTGTCTTCTAACTTTACTGGCAGtatcttttgaagcacaaatttttaaattttgatgaagtccaatttatctgtttttctttggttgcttttgtttttggtatcatatctaaggaACAAATGTCTAACTCAAGGTCACAGAGATTTATACCTATGTCAAATGCATAAAACCATACACTAAGAAGGGCAAATTTTATAGTATGTAAATCatacctcaattttaaaaaagcatttacatAAAGCATAAGGGGTTACATATAAGAGACATGTTTCACAAATACTGGAATATTGTTTATAATAAAGAGAAACTAGAAACTATCTAAATATCTACTAATAAGGAAATACCTGAATAACAAGCAGTATAGTCATAGAGTTGAATACTCTGCAATGGTTCAAAGAAATAAGCTACATCTATATGCATCAAATGAATAAAGCTCAGAAACACTCTACTAAGTGAAAAAAGATGTGCATAATcacatagtgatgaatacacaaccatgcgatgatattgtgagccattgattgtatactatgtatggactgtgtatGTATAAagctttctcaataaaaatatttttttaaatatgcataatGATTTATACAGCATACAATgatttatgtaaaaaaaagatacacaaaagtATATGATACAGGATCCATGAACAAATTATATACATATctagaagtattttttttaaagcctggATGAAAACTTGCCAAATTGATAATATCCTTTGCCTCTGGAGAGCGTGAGAAGATTGGGAGGAGGGTCAAACAGGAATTGAGTGCTatcatttccccccccccccagagaaaAATATAAGCATTAGTTACTTGTGTGATTAAAGCTTAATAATACAGAATATGAGCAAAATAGtcctaaatttaaaatgaaatcatgagCGTGGAAGCAGAGCACCACaactcccaacacacacacacacatacacacaggtaATCTTACCAATTTGGATTTTCCACACTTTCCCGGAAGACAGACTCTTCCTTCATGGATGCATACTGTGTCCACGTAAGGCAGTGACTCTgtatagccatgtttctttcctGAGGATTAAGCCACGATTCCTCTTCCAACTGGATATTAGGTACTTTTAAAATGCTCACCTGTCCAACAAAATAGGACGGCTTTCTCGATTAAGGAAAAGCAGGCTACCTAAAGGAGCTGTCTTGAATAATTAAGAGGACAAGTGATCCTGATACACGACAGCAATGGCTGTAAGCCCTTGGTCATCAAACATAAGGTGACCTTACTAAACGCTGTGAGGGTATGCAAATGGCCTACGATTTATGCAGGCTGTGCAGTCCCTGGTCCATTTTCCCTAACTGCTAAACACTACGTAAATTACCTGCCTCCTCCTTGTCTCCTCTCGGGCTGGTTACAGCCTTCTTAAATTGATGGGTTCTAATCAGTCCCTCTTACAGGCACTCATGTACAGGACAATATccagtaaaatattttcttcattttaaactctGTCTTATAATGAGAGGAGGAGACATGGAAAACCATAAAGGCAAAAATGTACAAGTTATCCTTAAATTATTTAAGAATTGAGATACAACACAAAGTTGAATgccttttttaaataatagagtCAAAGTGTGTATTCAGGGTAAAAGCAGGGTATAAACTGCAGAAAAAAACTAATAATTCACTAGATACAATGCAAAGCATTTTaccatctgaaaaataaaatttattttcattgtcataTCTGCTTTCTTTCCACAAAAGAACATGACAGAGCCATTTAATCCATGATTAGGATGTGATGAAAGCCTCCATTTTTTTCGATATACAGCACAGCAATTTAGTTTGCCAGCTACTGACCAAGAACCACACTGGGTGCGACTTTACACACAGAATCACTTTCGGGTTGAAACAACCGtccaagacatttttaaaagcacatatcAAGATTCTCTCCTCTTACTTCCCAATAATTCTAGAAGTTATTCCAGTTGACAATCCCTCTATAGTTCAAACAATGAGATTAAAAACTGCCACTTACCTTTTTCCAACAAAGTACCACCAGAATGCtttagggtttcaaagagagaaaacaatttgCTGTCATGAAGACTTCATTACCAATTCTATTACTTTATAGAAACACAAAAAAAAGACTTACAGGGAATACTGAGAAAATTATACCTCTTGGTCTGTCATCTCCAGCAATGAATTAGAAACTGAAGCTTTTATCTTCCTTGCTAAAGATCAGATTACATATGTACAATCTGCCCACTTCAGATCATTCTTATCAAAGAGTCATTTCAAAATTTGGATTAGAAACGCACAATCTCATGGAAACTGCAAATTCTCATGCAAACTGCCCAAGGTATCACTAACATAATTGTAGACCATCTCTATGTCCACTAAGAGTctccaacaaaaagaaaagagaaagaaaaaactatctCCAGTGGATCTACCAAAACGATGCTAGGATTGCACATTCATTGGACTGCATGGTATGTGACTAAAATGcctttaaacaacaacaacaaaaaaactgaagCTCAATATGAGAGAGCTTCCTTCCTTTGAAGGGCTGTAAGGTTGAAAAATTGAGAACATTCTAATCCTCCTTTACATCAGAAAATGCTGTCTCTTtctatgattatttaaaaattggccAAGATAACATGACATATGATtaaatttttaagtgaatttaCCTTCCTCAAAATTTCTGGAACCACATTCTGACAGACTGCAATCCTCTTTCTATAGATGATGCCTGTTGATacatctggaaaaagaaaaattttacactcaaaaaaattaattaagggAATTTATTCTTGACAATGGCAACAAAATTTTTAGTGTcaatttcaatgttttatatatagagttcctaaagaaaaatgtttaactcAGACCTCGTTTCCCTTTCTAGGCGAAATCGTTCCAACATACCTCTCTGCAATCAAGGAATAATGGTAAACAGCTACTCATACCGCACATTCCAATGCCAAGGAAAAAGAATCACCAACTATTACTGCTCTGGCCTATTAATGTCAGTACTCCAACAATGACAAAGGAGGAAATGATCATGGCACTTTCTACAAAACTCCAAGAAAGAGAATgttttaacaaaaagacaaaaaatctgATTCTGCTACTTTCTGCACAAATCATGTTTTCAAGCACAGATTTCTAGCAACCAAATTTAAACCTCTAGTTAATTCTACTAGCCATACTCTTCTCTCCCACAGGGGAGTAGACCTTCTGTGGCTAGGACCATTCTGTTTTGGAACAAAGTTTCTGGCATAGCACCAGGGATGTAAAAGACACACAATAAATACTAGTTAAGAAAAAGGTAGACTGAGGCAGAGAAGAGCAACTTTAAAGTGCTATCATTTGCTTTACGAGTTGTTGTAGCCCAGTGACACTGTTGCAGGTTTCTCAAAGCTCTGAGATCCTGATGCAAACCCCCTGACTACCCAGAAGCTGCTGACAGGGTGACAGACGGCTCAACTCTCTGCCCACTGGCACTCCCTCTGGCCATCTCTTCCAGCATTTGCAGTACACCTCTTTAAGCAGATTAGCAACTCTTGAAGACAAAGATGCCCCTGTCGATGGTACTTTGGAGTATGCGcattgttttctcatttgatttCCACAAGGCCAGATTatcattattttctcattttgcagatgaagaaactgagcctCTGAGAGGTCAGGTCATTTAGTTAACAACAAAATCAGTACTTGAAACCAGGCTTGTCTGATGCCAAATCACaaatttttcccatatatttaaaatataaatagcctcaagtaaaaaacagttttatGTTCACCCAGCACAGATAGagcctcagaaaaaaaaaaaaagaacagcaagcaGCATCTCATGTTTTCAGAATGTTAAAGAGCAAGTTAGAATGGGACCTGGGAGTCTCCAAGGTCTGTACATTGGCTGTCTGCATTGTTACAGCTTCCTGCAGTGCCCTGTTCTCAAGTTCAAATGCTGCCAGTGAAGGCGGTTCTCTTGGAGATGGGGATGACAGAGCACAGAGGAGACTCTTACAGTCTAGTCCAGAGGTCAGTAAACTTTTCTGTAAGAGACCAGATGGTAAATATTCTAGGGTTTGTGTACCATTACCACCTCTATTgcagctactcaactctgctgagTAAAATGCACCCACAGACGCTGTGTAAccaaatgggtgtggctgtgttccaataaaaccttatttataaaaacaggccaGACAGGCCATAGTTTGCTAATATCTGCTCCAGTCAACATTGGGTCGCATTGTCAAGCACACATATGATTCCATAAACTATATATCAATGccattttcaacattttatgGTCACATTTCATATACCCTATGAATCACATCTATTTTGTGTCCCATaaaatgatatatgaatataatatatagatatagacatGTAACCTTAGAcaaatcatttaacctctctgtttctCATTCATTAAATAGGAATAGTAAGAATATTTATCCCATAAATTgttctgaagattaaatgagttaataaaagtaagagtgcctggcacatctaAGTGCTCAGAAAGAAATGTTAACTGTTACAATTGTAAGTAATTCAGTACTGTCATCAATAATGAATTAGAAAGGGAAAGGGGCCTTTTTTAGGGCAGGACTTCAACTACCTTAAATGCTGAATGCTCTCAGGGCTAGACTTTTCTATCAGTCACTTCAAGTACAGAAATATGCCTGTTTAAACATAACAGACCGTACAGCACAAATAtaggcacacacagacacaaacgcACATCTCTGTAAAACAGCATGGGAATTACTTAATGATCTTCATTGAACTGAGGGCATATTGGGGGAACTCACCTCTTTTTTCCTCCACGGTTTTTACAGCAATGACATTTTTATCCATGGGGTTGGGGTActaaagaaaaacacataaagaaaaattagcaTTCCTCTCCCACAGTTATTCATAGTAGCCATAAttatttaaagaatgaataaatattttccaagcaACCTGTAGCTAAAGAACAGTTTTCAATCAAGgtcttaattttaatattcagCTAAAATAAATAAGAGGCTATCATCAACTGAACCTGTATTAAATCTGGAGAAAACCTTCTTTAGGTGTAGCCTGCTCTGGGTAGGTAGAGGGGTAAGATTAAGATGATTAATACCAATGTTATTAATACTGTCAGACTAATATCAATCAAGAGTACTCTTTGTGCCAGTGTGTGATAAATGCTTTACTTGCACAATCTCATTTAAATCTTCTGATGGCCCCTCCCTTGAGACtggatatttttttaactttttttattgtgaaatacaacatatatacaaaaaagtaataaattttcaagtacattttaacaagtagttatagaacagatttttaagtttggttacagttccatgatttttcgtttttttcttctagctgctccaagacactggaaactaaaagtaatatcaatataatgattcagcagtcatacttatttgttaaatcctatcttctctgttatactcctcttttttgagaaaaataacatctatacaaaaaagtacatttcaaagcacatcacaacaattagttgtacaacagatttcagagtttaatatgggttacaattccacaattttaggtttttacttttagctactctaaggtactggagaccaaaagaaatcaatacaatgattcagcaaccatacttacttgttaaaccctactgtctctgtataactccaacaccacctttgatctttatcccactttttaggggtatttgggctatgcccattctaactttttcaagttggaaggggctgtcaataatatag
This region of Tamandua tetradactyla isolate mTamTet1 chromosome 20, mTamTet1.pri, whole genome shotgun sequence genomic DNA includes:
- the PRELID2 gene encoding PRELI domain-containing protein 2 isoform X3, which gives rise to MLASSRPSFRGPALLEAWRAQGPRRAGMGVTVDVHQVYKYPFEQVVASFLRKYPNPMDKNVIAVKTVEEKRDVSTGIIYRKRIAVCQNVVPEILRKNLHILVVLCWKKVSILKVPNIQLEEESWLNPQERNMAIQSHCLTWTQYASMKEESVFRESVENPNWTEFIQRGRISITGAGFLNYILETFASTFLRQGAQKGIRIMEMLLKEQCGAPLVE
- the PRELID2 gene encoding PRELI domain-containing protein 2 isoform X2, which encodes MLASSRPSFRGPALLEAWRAQGPRRAGMGVTVDVHQVYKYPFEQVVASFLRKYPNPMDKNVIAVKTVEEKRDVSTGIIYRKRIAVCQNVVPEILRKVSILKVPNIQLEEESWLNPQERNMAIQSHCLTWTQYASMKEESVFRESVENPNWTEFIQRGRISITGAGFLNYILETFASTFLRQGAQKFCRLVQE